Below is a window of Glandiceps talaboti chromosome 15, keGlaTala1.1, whole genome shotgun sequence DNA.
ACTACTGTACGTAAACACACTGAAAAGAGAGGCAGCTGAAAATAGTACTACTGTACGTAAACACACTGAAAAGATAAGCAGGTGAAATAGTACTACTGTACGTAAACACACTGAAAAGAGAGGCAGCTGAAAATAGTACTACTGTACGTAAACACACTGAAAAGATAAGCAGGTGAAATAGTACTACTGTACGTAAACACACTGAAAAGAGAGGCAGCTGAAAATAGTACTACTGTACGTAAACACACTGAAAAGAGAGGCATCTGAAAATAGTACTACTGTACGTAAACACACTGAAAAGAGAGGCATCTGAAAATAGTACTACTGTACGTAAACAAATATATTGACCAGTATAGAGTTATGCTAGTGAATAGTTCATGGTTGCAACAGTTTTCTAGTTCAACATCTTGTGACCTCAACAGTTAAAGATCAAAATTATTTAGCATCAATAATGTTCTGAACAAAACTTTGTTCTCCGTCACAGACCTCATATATATCTCAATCACTTTACTGAGAACTTCTTGGGCTTCGTTATCTTAATTACTACTTAACACCAACATTGGAAATTAAAAGGGGAGAAAGATGGAGGgaaatgttttctttgaaaacaaagaaaagcgGTAAAAATACAACGAAGTAAACAGTTTAAAAGAAAGTACATTTTGGTACAATCTTGTaccaaaaaaacccacacaatCCGGTTTTGCctttttcaattggtttataCCTGTATGATCTAATCATAATGACAGATTAGAGAGTACAGTTTTATATTCAGTTTTTGATCGGTTCAATAAACAGAAGAATGGTTTCACCGAATTAGAATATATGATCACTCAAAGAAAGGAAATAAAGAAGTTAATGTATTACATGTTTAAACTTGAGGGTCCGATAATTGAATTACATTAGTCTTGATAATATCATAAGGACAAATTTTCTTGAAATTCATCTCGCTTAGCGTGTAATTTCAATGTAATGATTCTTTGTCGTTTCCGGTGAAATTTCgataataaaatttcaaatcagttGGTGAATTGTCATTAATGGAATTTGGAGGTGGTCTTGCAAGTAAAtcccacaaacacacacaggtAAAATTATACGTacgttgattttttttcttttatagaATGTCGTCGTAGCTCGACAATCTCCGGCGGACATGTTCACTTGTTCTGTTCAACCAACAAGCAATTAGTGCTGGCGTCAGACTTTTTGtggtttgtatttgttttccaGTAGATATTATTACAAAAGGAAATGTGAAGTGTATATTCAGTATTAAGTAACACAGAGTCACGGCAAGTTACTTCACTAGAGGGGCATTAAGCAAATGCGAGGGCGATGAATTCGCGGTATGCCATACGCCAAATAATGATATATCTCACTTTTGGGATCGTCAAGTCGATACAAGAATATTCTTTTTATCACATGTAAAAGTGTGATATTGATATTCTCTCCATAAATTATTTTAGGCAATAAAGACTCAGGTGGCGTCGATTGTGGACGTCAGCAACATCTCAGAACCGTATTCAAAGGTTCGCAAATGTATGAAGCTATAGTAAATCACGCTTGGCGTAGAATCAGCTTAGTTTGGCCGCTTGACATGCATTAACCCCGATGCACCGGCCACTTCTCGTAGTCTGAAAGTATAGTGAACGTACAATTGAATTTCATTGTGTTAGCAAAAGCTACTGCTGTATGAAATGACTGAGAGTCAACTCAGATACAAAACAAAAGTAGATACAAAGCACAACAACATAGTGAACAAATAAGACTGAGACATTATCGAATCTCCACTTCAAGTACTTTCTGTATAAAAAATATAACCCAAATACTGCATTAAGCCTAACGACGTGTTTTACTGGCATTCAAATGATGGGAGTAAACCGGGGGAGTGAACAGACAAACACAGGCCAGTAATTATAAAATCTCTTGACTGCTCGCCCATGACTATCTGTGACGCTAACTGCGAACCTTGGCGCTTCACTTCTTTCATCAGCCCGGCTTTCCGGTTTTCTGAGCCCAATAGCAGACTGTGTATTCGTCTATTGCGCTAATCTAGGCAGCAGGCTGGCGTCGAGCTAATGTGTAAGGTATCGGATGGACCACATTCCAGCTATACCTTGACTGATCCCAACGATAGGTGTTTTGTGCGGCGGAATTCCGACTTGTAGACAATAAGTCTCCAGCCTACGTTCGGGATCATTTGTCCACTCTGCTTCAAGTCGtcatcactaatttgcatacatttaggATAGGATTTATACGGTTTACTCACCTTTAGTGCTTAGGCACGGACCATTTAGAATTCAGGAGCTTGTGCGACGTGGTCTTGTTCCGTTTACTTTCTATAGCTGTGTTTTCTCAAACATGTtaaataatacaattgtacagcCCCATCAACTTCTTCTCACGAACGTTTCCCTCTCTTTAACTTCGATCTCAACCTAAACGAGTTACCGAGTGTCGCTTGAGAAGTCTCCCCTTAGACTTTAGGGCCCTTACATCGTTGCTCCACCCACTTGGTTTCAGCCTAGACCGATGTGAAAAGGCTGAGAGGTCTTTTTTGAGAGCTCAACAATGTACATCTTGAAGTACTTTTGGCTTAAAATTTCTCTCAAAGAAATACCTCACATTCATCAAACTTCAGGCAAGGTACATTAGCAAAATATTCGAAAATTTATAGAAAATAATGTGAGTGGTACCGTGGTACGATATTGTTTTTACACTTTACTTGTTTCTCGTCTTCTTGAATTGCAATCAACAATCAgtgtttgttttataatatatttgaaCGGCCTTTGACATGTTTGGCCGATTGGATCTTTAAAAGTGCGTGGCGCCGTCGCCAGTATTGTTCAaagtttcattttcttttggtCTCCGAAATTTACAAAGTTTTAAACGCACAGGTGTAACATGTcgattttattgaaaaaaaaatgtctatgAAACGAACTGGGACTCAAGTTGAACTCAGTACTCTTGAGAAGTACTTCATAGACTACTTCAAAGTTAATTCGTTTATTTCGAGTACTTGTGTTGTTCATCCAGATTTTTGCTTCAACATTTCTTACCATCAAACGGTTAAGTGACTAAACAAATGATCTGATAATGTTTAGTCATGGGATATCTTTTACCCCTGAAGAGCTAACGGTTGCCATTAGTTTAATCCACGTATGTGATTGTCTGCTAAATGATTCAATAGGTGTTGAAAGGTatgcctatatatatatatatatatatatatatatatatatatatatatatatatatatatatatatatatatatatatatatatatatatatatatatatatatattgataactTATCAATTATTGATTTTGATAGACTTTGTTTGTGTCCCCATGTAAACGACTATTTTGATACGTACAGTTTTTCCCTGATTATGTTAAAATGTGTCGGTTCAAGGTAATCCAAAGTTTAACAAACTGGAAATAACAATGTAATTTTTGTGTTACCACGTTATAACATATAAAGACATAGCTAATACAAAGTTTGAAATCAGACATGATGTTGTTTGGGATCTCTTATCTATTCCACACCGCATTATCTGCTACACATTTCGAGGCCATCTTCGGATTGGAATTTAAATCTAGGAGTGAAAACCATTTctttggcagagctatagaatgAGTTGCTccagaacaaatgaatgatcccaagtaatccttattaagataacactaatgcaatgacctgggattgaaacatgacCCTTTAAGGGATATCGTATAAGTTCTGTTTCAATACTTCCAAACTTAAATCAAGTGAGTATGTTAAGTTCTGTTTCAATACTTCCAAACTTAAATCAAGTGATTATGTTAAGTTCTGTTTCGATACTTCCAAATTTAAATCAAGTGATTATGTTAAGTTCTGTTTCAATACTTCCAAACTTAGATCGAGTGATTATGTTAAGTTCTGTTTCAATACTTCCAAACTTAAATCAAGTGATTATGTTAAGTTCTGTTTCGATACTTCCAAACTTAAATCAAGTGATTATGTTAAGTTCTGTTTCAATACTTCCAAACTTAAATCAAGTGATTATGTTAAGTTCTGTTTCAATACTTCCAAACTTAAATCAAGTGATTATATTAAGTTCTGTTCAATACTTCCAAACTTTAATATATCGCTACGCTATCACTTATTCATTACATTTGACTCCTTTGACATCAAAATGTTAAATAAGTTAAGCCTTCATTGAACTGTCCAGTTTGATCGATAAGATACCCATAACGACACTCAGGTATATTAAACTAAAGAATACTTATTTTTTGCAGTGAACCAAAATATTAACATATctataattattttaatgtcaACCTGTCATTCTCTCTATACTTGAATTATTTCTGGAAATAAAGTTAGTATGcattttattaataattattattatttatctgCAAGTCTAATTAAAATTAGCGGTTTGTCGGCAACCATTCATTTCTCATTGTTGCATTACCAATAATACATTCAGATTTAAATTGAGTAAACATCAGCCTAATATTCAGATTCAAATACCTAGATGTCTCTGAACTCAAAGTAACATGGTGTTCTTTTCTACTTGTTATGTCACTCTAAATACATAATCTACAACCACTTTATACGTATACCcaatatttatacattcttCTCAGTCGGTCTTTATATTTGTCGTATAATGGTAAGAAGGGGATGAAACCATGCGAAGGTTTGGGACAAAAAATTGAACATCATTTGCAATCAATGTGGATGaagataaaattaaaatgacgAATCTACagagtcaatcaatcaatcaatcaatcaatcaatcaacttatTTTATCGAGGGTAGCCAAGTTGGCCGAAGCCTAGGGCCTTCTGTATATGAGAGTAGAAACACAGGAGATATAAAATGCAGTGTAAGAACACACAGTAAACATCAAAGAGTGTCTATAATTATTTAATGTTGGTGACAGCCACATTAGAAAGAAGACGGTGGAGGTCTTTTTCCCAATTCAACTTGTAGGGTATTCCAAATATTTGCACCTGAAAACAAATGTGCTGTAATCCAATTCTAGGTCATGGAACTAACAAGTCAGTTTTTTGCTGGAGCTGGTTTTGTAATTGTGAAGGTTATGAACCTACTAGTAGTGAAAAGAATACTCAGGACAAATACTCAAATACTCAAGACAGAGGCTGTTTAGAGAGAATAGAAGAGTTTTGTTGAGAAaaatatagtatacaatacccATTGACGACTTTTATTGCACGAATTTACAACTTATTTTCTCCCTGCTGTTACAATAGTCTTTTCCTTTGGTATAGACTGTTTGACGTCATAAACTTTGGTTGTTCGCTTATAACCATGGATAACCAACATACATGAAATTGGTCAATCGCCGTAATAAACTTATTAATAAATAGTTATTCTGTCAATCAGTTCGAATTAGATAAcctgtcaatcaatcattcTAACTTGACTCTAATCCATGCATTATTTAGCGGAGATTACACCATTTTACAGTAGCCACACTTAATTAAAACATACACTGACATTTTGTTGTAAGACATCGTGCAACTGTTTAGTCACTATCACAATGACCAAATCTCGAGCTCgaatattttagtttagtttCAATCTAACCATTAGTAAATCGAAAGCATAAAACTGAGGACAGGACAAAGCAAACCCAGCttcttttattcattttaaatatGTTCTTGATAGCTTAATAATAGAGTCACTTTTGAGAACGTGTAAATTGCACCGGAAAGCCTTTCTACCAATGTCAATATCTTCATGGACGACTCGTTCTGTAAATTTGCTAAATTGACAAAGAAGTTAGCTTAACGAACGTCAACAAAATTGTCTAGTACAATTTACTTTCAACGAGCAAGAGGAAGGCCAAATCCTCGACTCTCTCCAAGCGTAGTACTTAATCGACAACACTTCACGTTGACTGTTTCATATGTGCGAATATTTCTGTAACAATAAGCGATTTGGCCGGCGGCTAAACGATCAAATATCCAGTGTTTTAATTTAATGGTCTCGGAAACACGATAAGAAGTAACACTCCAAATCATAGCAGTGCCGGTAGATGTGGATTACAAATCTGCTTCCAGTGTGTGTTGTTTTAGTCGTTGAAAGCAGTGAACGTCTCTAATCAAACAACTCACTTTACTATGTGCATTTAAGAAGCTGCTACTGAAAAGGTATTCTTACTTGCTATTTATCAAGTTAAGAGTTCTTCCAAATAAAAGTGGCCTTAAATGAGTAATGCCCCCTCCTTTCTCATTAGAAGTACTTTTGAGAGAAAATCGACAAAAACTCAGTCTAAAACCGGATTCCGCCTTCCTGTCTAATTGTTTGTCTGTTGATGATATCACAGTGTTCCACGTGAGTATCCTTTTCCTGAACAAAATACCTCTAGTTGACAGCCAAAAATATGCGAGTGTGATATTTCTTTCGTCTGGCACTTTCGTCTCCAAGTCAAAAACTTCTGAAAACATTTTGGTTTCGAGTTGCTGTTTAAGCCCCTGAGTGGCTCCTTATCGGATGACTTGGTAGAATCGATTAAAGATTGTGTTTTGCTTTTTTTCACTCCATACTGATTCCTTAAAACCCCTTCTAAGCAATTTTGGACACTTCTGAGAGCTTACTCTACTAGTATGATGGCTTGAAAATTATCTATTTCTCATGTGAAGAGGGTGTTGTAGAACCCAGAAGGAGCAATTGGAATAAATAAGTTGTGATTTGTATGTGTGAATAGAGATGGTGATATCGTTGACGATGCATCACGTTATAATAGACATGTTCATTTTGATAGACGTGTCTGTTACCGTCGTATTGTAGGCTACACGAAGTCAAGCAAGCGAATCTCGCCTCCTCTTCTACCAATATTGCAAAGTATTATAAAGTTTTTATACACTTTTCGTTATCAACAATTATAGTAGAATTGTCCATATTTTTGTCTACCGACAAAACGGGTATAGAGCATTCCCGCGAATAATTGTATACAGTATCAAATAGTTTCAACCTTTTGTATAACAACCTGAATAACACTTTTGTTAAATACCGAAAAATTAATGATTGATTGTATGAGGCCTATTTGACTAGACAGTCTTCGCCATCGACCATAACTTTTAAGAAAACGTAGAATGACAGattcactgtttacatcatgatttatttgaatgtttcgGGTTCACCTTTAAAACGTATCGTTATTTCTTGCCtaagattttgtattttaaaaatatatatcagcCTGGTACTACAGAGCAGATTTAATactatacatataatgtgtCAAATTTAACTTAAATCATAAAATTCTGCTATATTccaaagaaataaaacaatttctATGTCGCTATGATTTCATCGCAATAATAATCCAAAATTGAACGTTCACAATATTTAGTCATTGGCGctcaaaaaaaagtttagtgtcgaagacattttattttgatttcacttAATACGAAAATAGATGAAGTGATGATGTGACGATAAAAGAAAGTAGATGAAGAATTCCTTTGTATTAATCATTTGGAactaatttgtaaattgtaggGAGATTAAAGTGTGTTCATAATTCTAGGCATGTCAGGTTAAAAAAGAAGACATGTTCAACTTGAGTTCTGACATTAGGATAAGGTGCTGACAATTAAGCTTAATTgaagaaatcaaaataaatgttgacTTAGTCTGAAGTGCCTGCACTCTCTAGCTCGCTGCTCCGAGCATACACAATGGGAAGGGGTTGACCAGGTCGACGTATCGAATGAAGTCGTTAGCACGCAATTGTTAGTGCCTTACTGGGGAACGTTCCTGCGGTGGGCTTAACATCATTTACTTAAGCAAATGGAGGGATCGTATGAGCTAAACAAACGTGACAGTAAACGGCTCCGAGCTAAGTGCTTGATACGAGAAGTAATTGATTGCAACGTATATACTGTCATCAATGTCGTCTACCAATGGGAAATAGCCAATCAGGGCACGAGTTACAAGAGACACAGGATTGATGGAAGTACTTGTCTTGCAGGCATTCTATAGACCCCCCATCCAACAAAGCTCGGATTTCACCCCTTGGCGCTAGTGGTTACGCCCAGACAAGAACTAAACCGCCCCATTACATTGTAGGAGGAACGGCTAATGTTATATGATACGGGACCCACTGACAGACGACAGCAGCTAGTTTTTAAATAGGAAAACTCTCTCACAAGTTGTACAGTTACGTTACGGCTCACGTTGCTTTGGAGCGATTCTCCACAGTGTATGTTTACCTCGGTGGGTCTCTGCATGCGCTTATTATCCCCGCTGGGTGCACATCAGGGATCGACTATGCTTTCTACTTCTATGAATAACAGTACTCCTTTCTCTGTTAAGGACATACTCAACCTGGCcgaacaacagcaacagcactaccaacaccatcaccaccaatCAAACATGATGGAAGCCGCACATCACGACTTAAAGTCGCTCTGTCTACCACTAGAATCAGAAATGACACACTCGGGATCGGTGAGCGTTCATGACAACATGGATGTGGCTCTGACACAAACAAATCTGagttaccatcatcatcatcatccccaAGTACCCAATAATACAGCTACTAACAGCTCCACTATGATATCGGACCTGGTCAAACCAGAATCGACAAGGGAGGAAATGTCCATCGAACCTAGTAAGTGTTGCTTGAGATCCTCCTTATAAGTCTATCATTAAACCACTTTAATAGAAGAACTTTGGGGTAAATCCAATTAAAGATTATGTGCGTCTTTTTTGAAAACACTACTATGTAGCATAATGACTACATCAAAATGTCGTAAAACGAAGTAGACGGCACACGTTATAGTCAATTTGTCAACCTGTAATGAAATTTCACGCTTTTCAAACGATTTGCTTTGTAAGTGGTCTCGAGCAGAATATGGTCGTATTAAACTAAGAGATCAACTCAAATTGAAGAAGAATTCAAAAGAAATCAGAAGACTGTTATGAATTGTCGCAGATTCTCTTAAAATTCGTTTTAATACATCTTTATATTTGAATTCGCCCTAAATGAGTATATTTCTCGTTTGATATGATTGTAAAATTGCACGCCCAACCTTAAAATGTACACCAACAGGAAATGTCCTAAGATTGTAGTATTTCCTGCAGATGACTGTTCAGCTATTCGTTGAGGTCGAAACCCCCTTGGAATGTGCACTATCCTTTTagatttcaaagaaaaaaataaaatggtcTCATTCCTGACTCTCGGAGTTGACGTCAAAATATCTAAAAACCATGTTTTTCGTGTTTATTTGCAGGTAGACCATCAGTCAATAACGTTCAGAGTAACAAAGTTGTAGAGAAGAAAAACAAAGAGGATGATCGTCACCAACAGAAACAACGTCAGCGAAGAAAACCTCGTGTGTTGTTTTCTCAGGCACAGGTGTTCGAACTTGAACGTCGTTTCAAACAGCAACGCTACCTATCTGCCCCTGAAAGAGAACATTTAGCTAATGTGCTCAAGTTGACATCGACACAGGTGAAAATTTGGTTTCAAAACCGTCGATACAAATGTAAACGCCAACGTCAGGACAAGACTCTAGAACTGGCCACTCAGCCGGCACCGAGACGTGTTGCCGTGCCAGTTTTAGTCCGAGACGGTAAACCGTGTTTAGGGAGTCCTCCGCCGTATGGTTACAATAACAACTATAACAGTGCATGTACATATTCTAACTATAACTGTAGTAACGTGAATATGAGCCCTTACACTACCCcatatacatacagtaacacTTCGTACAGCCTTCCAAGCGTAAATGTACAACCAACAACATACTCAATGCAACCACAGCCGGTTCCCCAGGGAGTCAGAGCGTGGTGACGTCCCATCCACCCATCGACCAGCACGAGACCACCAAGGCTTTGAAGCAGTTAGCATTTGTATTCGTCCTGTGTTAAAAAGGAGTCCAAGCCCACGAGTTGGATTTGATCTTGTACAGATGCGACACTGTCTAAATAGTCTCAACATGGGATTGGCCGAGTGATGATGGATACTGTTGTCCGGTGCAGTGGTTCCTCGCATCCGAAGCACTCCGTTGTTTGACGTGAACTCACTGCAGCTATTTGTGTATTGTACAGAGGACAAACTGTTACATGCAACGAGACAATAACAGATAAGTGAGTTTGACAATGCAAATAAGGAGTTATTCTATAACgaaaaaattgaaagtattaACTTTGAATTTGttcacatgtatatttattatatgaGAGGACAAGTTACCGATTACCTTGTGTTACTGAATTGAATTTGTTGTCCACAAAAATAATGTAACTCCGTTACTTATTACGAAAAGTGATAAATCAAACTGAGTTCAAACTTGCTAAATCAAGATTAATGTAGCGGATAGATAATGTTGGTTAACATTTCGAAATAGACGGTTTGAAGACAATCGTTAGCTGTAATTTCACGAATCCATATATGATGCAGGACAGCAAAAGTATACCATATACATATAGGTTACACATGTAGGCATATTGTGAGATATAGATATTCGTCCATAAAACAGTCTATTCATTAAATCGGATTTGTTTAGAAGATCTACATATTTTGTTTCTGATAttagtacatttatatattctgACAGCGTGTCATATCCGACACATGAAGTCAAAATTAAGTTCTAAAGATTACTTTAAAATGTTAGTCGATTCAGGATTCTTCTCTCCAGGAACGTAATAAAACTGTAACATGAAAATCAACCTATGCATTTTAATTGCTTTGTGATTTCAACGCCTTGGAAGACATAAAGATAGTGccatatttcattgcttcagtCTTCAAACACCCGTACATCGACAGAATAAGTATTAAAGTGGGCATTCTTTTACAAAACTGtcgatattttgtttatattacaTTCTACTACAGTATTAGAAATACAAGTGTCATGACGTAACGATATATTTAGATGTAGTTTCACtgtagtacaaatgtactagATGTCCAGTCTTACCTTGTCAATGTAAATAACCACGAATCAAATAAAACAGCATTGCAGTTGACATCATTTTAGTTACTGGTCAGTTGCACCCGTACGTAACCTTGCAAAGAGTGTTCTTCAGGATGTTATACGTTCCAAACATACcgtacactgtacagttacaatCGCCACCTTGTATAATACATCATTTCC
It encodes the following:
- the LOC144446801 gene encoding homeobox protein Nkx-2.5-like; translated protein: MLSTSMNNSTPFSVKDILNLAEQQQQHYQHHHHQSNMMEAAHHDLKSLCLPLESEMTHSGSVSVHDNMDVALTQTNLSYHHHHHPQVPNNTATNSSTMISDLVKPESTREEMSIEPSKFNNVQSNKVVEKKNKEDDRHQQKQRQRRKPRVLFSQAQVFELERRFKQQRYLSAPEREHLANVLKLTSTQVKIWFQNRRYKCKRQRQDKTLELATQPAPRRVAVPVLVRDGKPCLGSPPPYGYNNNYNSACTYSNYNCSNVNMSPYTTPYTYSNTSYSLPSVNVQPTTYSMQPQPVPQGVRAW